The stretch of DNA TTATAAGATAAAAATATCATGACAAAATCATGTCCAATTGTCGTATGTGCAATCATTCGGAATAGTCATATGTCCAATTGTTGTACGTGCAATCATTCTAAATAGTTAATACAGTATACCTTGGTGATGCTCTTCTTGGTGGGCTTCTGTATCGTCTTGGAGGTGATCGATAACGAGTGCCCCTGTGACTGATATACCTGCAGAAGAGATATAACAGTAACTTCTTCAAGAGTATCTTGGTAACTGATATCTACAGAGATATTACAGTAATTTCTCCAGAATGGAAGAAAATAAAGTTAAATAAGTTACCTGTCACGATCACCTCTTCCACCATAGCGGTGAGAACGATCAACAGAAGGTGAACGATACTGTCTGGCAAATGAGTAACGTTGAGTAAAGCCCCTCCCTCTTCTTATGCGTTTTGATCCATCGGGAGAGACACTCCTAGATGGGCTCCTACCGTGATTGGGTGGTGATACTGCCCTGCGAGGTGGGCTAGGACTTCTGCTGGCGTTCCTGCGAGATCGACCACCTCGTACAGGGGTCAAGCTTCTTCTAGAAGATCCCACAGGGCTCCTGCTAAAGTTTCTATGAGCATTCCTTTGAGGGCTTCTGCTTGTAGTCTTTCTGGGAGGCATATCAGGGCTCCGGCTAAAACCCTTGTGGAGTGGAGATCTTGCAGAAGTTCGGCTAATGCTTTTTCCCTTCTCCATAGGTGTGGGGCTTGGACTGACACTTTTTCGCACATGGGTTCTTTCCGGGCTCCTACTTGGACTTCTTCGCTGCAAGGACCTAGCTGAGCTCCTGCTAATGCTTCTTGTCCGAACTTCAACAGGACTCCTGTTCCTGCGGACAACAGGACTTCTGCTTGCCCTTCCAGGTGGGCTCTTGCTGGGGCTTCTTCGATGAGGACTCATGCTCATATTCCTCTGTCCGGGTGGGCTCCTGCTTTCTTTTTGTTTGGAAGCATGGACAGGACTTCTACTACGCTGATGAACAGGACTCGGGCTTACCAATCTCTCCAGGCTGACGTTTGACCTTTTGATTGGGCTTCTGGGACTtacactcatgctcttgctcatggAGTGATTAGCACTCGTGCTCTGGCTCCTGCTTATCAATGTAAGATGAAACACTGCTTGCAGATGCAGTAAGCACAAATAATGATTGATGTGTGAAGAAGTATAGGGAACCTAGATTTGCTTCGGTTGCCAGTTAGAACAGGCATGATACCGGCCTTCCTTTCAGATTTGGAGTCAGTAACACCATTTGTGCGCATCTCGCCATTCTCCAGTGGAGATTTGTCTTCTTGTGCCAGACTCCTTGGTGTTCCAATCTTTTCCTGAGTTGAAGTGGCATCCTTCAGAGCAGCTACTGCTGTGTGATCTTCAGCTGGCAAGAAAATTGTAAGGCAGTGAGTAGTTGACAGGTTGTAATTGCATGAATGCCACCAAAGTACCCCAATGGTTTCATATCGCGCAAAATACAAGCATGCAACTACTTGATTTTCCAGCTTTCAAGCATATTTGATGATGCAGACAGTAATAAATGATGCCTGAGTGCAGAGACTAACAATAACTATTATGTAGCTGAATACCACTACCTAGCATGATCTAACTCCCACATCACTTGTGGTTGTGGGGCTTAAATGGCACAGTATGCAGCTCTTTTGTATGTTTAGGGATTTGAGATGGTGCATAATGTGTTTTCAGTATTTTGATGTACATGGGTCATGGGCTGATGGCCCAAGAAAGAAATTAGTACAATTTAATAACATCTACTCCAGCTTACACCAAATGAAATGAAGCAACACAAATATGCATAGATATGTACAGCACATCCATCAGCCACAAAAGGAAATTACCAGAAATTTGAGATGTGGCCTTAGATTTCCTTCCATGGCGTTGCCGCTTTCTTCTGGCATCCTCAGAGCTGCCATCACTCGCATTTCCAGTTTCACTGTCACTCTCTACCATCCTGGTAATTGAACTTATGTTATATGTCAGCAAACAGACTGAAATGTTCAATTTGGGAATGTGAACAAACCTTTTTGACTTCTGCTTTGATTTCCTGTCACGCTTTCTACGTCTTTTCTCGCGCCTGCGATCTCGCCTTCTTTTCCCATGCTTGCGTTTATCCTTCTTGGAGTGTCTCTTCCTTCGTCTCCGCTTGTCATCACTTGAGCTGCTGATGTCAGACGACTCGCTGGAGTAATCTGATTCACTCTCAGAATCTGACGACTCAGACTCAGATGAGGTTTCTGATTCTGAAGAAGAGTATCttctcttcttctttctcctcttcaAAGATTTCTTGCGACGGCCCTTGTGTTTTTCTTCATTACCTTCGTCTTCAGATGAATCAATGGACAACTTTGACTTAACTTTCTTTTTATCTGTGGATATAGTAGCACAGAAAAGATGGTAAAAAGATCAAGAATTATTAGATGCTTAGATCACGCTTGCTACGTATGTTGTTAAAATTTGAAAATTGCAGTTGATTTGAGAATCTCCAGTCCATTTGAAAATtgctatcattgatttgagcagtaCCATTTTCAGTTGAGAAAGATCCCCGGCCTTTACCATCAACAAGCTCCCCACAATCCACTATTCTTACTGGAACGATAGGCTTATTAGTAGAACCATCCACATCAACATGCTCAATCCTCTTCAGCACATCATTTCCAAGAATaagcttgccaaaaacagtgttctTCCTGCAAGGTAAGAAAATAGTAGAACTCTTAAGCATACGAAAATATGGGGATCATGCCGTAGTTAACCTGCTACATATGCTGTAACTTGTAATCCTGCCATATTTGATACTTGGAAAGTATATGTACACTGTGACTTGTAATTCTCCATATTTGAAGCCTAAAAAGTACCATACGTCCATACCTGGGA from Triticum dicoccoides isolate Atlit2015 ecotype Zavitan chromosome 6A, WEW_v2.0, whole genome shotgun sequence encodes:
- the LOC119316593 gene encoding peptidyl-prolyl cis-trans isomerase CYP95-like isoform X1 — translated: MTIEKMGRKKNPIVFLDVSIGDGPDERMIFELFANVAPLTAENFRALCTGEMGIGQSTKKPLYYKGSTFHRVIKGFMAQGGDFSNGDGNGGESIYGEQFEDENFVLRHDDRGLLSMANAGRNTNGSQFFITFKPNSHLDRKNTVFGKLILGNDVLKRIEHVDVDGSTNKPIVPVRIVDCGELVDGKGRGSFSTENDKKKVKSKLSIDSSEDEGNEEKHKGRRKKSLKRRKKKRRYSSSESETSSESESSDSESESDYSSESSDISSSSDDKRRRRKRHSKKDKRKHGKRRRDRRREKRRRKRDRKSKQKSKRMVESDSETGNASDGSSEDARRKRQRHGRKSKATSQISAEDHTAVAALKDATSTQEKIGTPRSLAQEDKSPLENGEMRTNGVTDSKSERKAGIMPVLTGNRSKSRSQSTSANHSMSKSMSVSPRSPIKRSNVSLERLVSPSPVHQRSRSPVHASKQKESRSPPGQRNMSMSPHRRSPSKSPPGRASRSPVVRRNRSPVEVRTRSISRSSARSLQRRSPSRSPERTHVRKSVSPSPTPMEKGKSISRTSARSPLHKGFSRSPDMPPRKTTSRSPQRNAHRNFSRSPVGSSRRSLTPVRGGRSRRNASRSPSPPRRAVSPPNHGRSPSRSVSPDGSKRIRRGRGFTQRYSFARQYRSPSVDRSHRYGGRGDRDRYISHRGTRYRSPPRRYRSPPRRASPRSSRYRRRSRSVSRSPPAYRDRARGGGYSRSPVRSRSPPAGKPSSRGDRARSLSRSRSLSGSRSRSPPPVQDCSPLASPSPKHASNDRSRSMSVSPEGKKGLVSYGDGSPDSAGK
- the LOC119316593 gene encoding peptidyl-prolyl cis-trans isomerase CYP95-like isoform X5; the protein is MLLPLQQRTSEHYAQVRWELDNQLRSHYITRDQHSTVSSRGSWHKMQADDLDCFSYHILPPSQNGGDFSNGDGNGGESIYGEQFEDENFVLRHDDRGLLSMANAGRNTNGSQFFITFKPNSHLDRKNTVFGKLILGNDVLKRIEHVDVDGSTNKPIVPVRIVDCGELVDGKGRGSFSTENDKKKVKSKLSIDSSEDEGNEEKHKGRRKKSLKRRKKKRRYSSSESETSSESESSDSESESDYSSESSDISSSSDDKRRRRKRHSKKDKRKHGKRRRDRRREKRRRKRDRKSKQKSKRMVESDSETGNASDGSSEDARRKRQRHGRKSKATSQISAEDHTAVAALKDATSTQEKIGTPRSLAQEDKSPLENGEMRTNGVTDSKSERKAGIMPVLTGNRSKSRSQSTSANHSMSKSMSVSPRSPIKRSNVSLERLVSPSPVHQRSRSPVHASKQKESRSPPGQRNMSMSPHRRSPSKSPPGRASRSPVVRRNRSPVEVRTRSISRSSARSLQRRSPSRSPERTHVRKSVSPSPTPMEKGKSISRTSARSPLHKGFSRSPDMPPRKTTSRSPQRNAHRNFSRSPVGSSRRSLTPVRGGRSRRNASRSPSPPRRAVSPPNHGRSPSRSVSPDGSKRIRRGRGFTQRYSFARQYRSPSVDRSHRYGGRGDRDRYISHRGTRYRSPPRRYRSPPRRASPRSSRYRRRSRSVSRSPPAYRDRARGGGYSRSPVRSRSPPAGKPSSRGDRARSLSRSRSLSGSRSRSPPPVQDCSPLASPSPKHASNDRSRSMSVSPEGKKGLVSYGDGSPDSAGK
- the LOC119316593 gene encoding peptidyl-prolyl cis-trans isomerase CYP95-like isoform X3, with translation MTIEKMGRKKNPIVFLDVSIGDGPDERMIFELFANVAPLTAENFRALCTGEMGIGQSTKKPLYYKGSTFHRVIKGFMAQGGDFSNGDGNGGESIYGEQFEDENFVLRHDDRGLLSMANAGRNTNGSQFFITFKPNSHLDRKNTVFGKLILGNDVLKRIEHVDVDGSTNKPIVPVRIVDCGELVDGKGRGSFSTENDKKKVKSKLSIDSSEDEGNEEKHKGRRKKSLKRRKKKRRYSSSESETSSESESSDSESESDYSSESSDISSSSDDKRRRRKRHSKKDKRKHGKRRRDRRREKRRRKRDRKSKQKSKRMVESDSETGNASDGSSEDARRKRQRHGRKSKATSQISAEDHTAVAALKDATSTQEKIGTPRSLAQEDKSPLENGEMRTNGVTDSKSERKAGIMPVLTGNRSKSRSQSTSANHSMSKSMSVSPRSPIKRSNVSLERLVSPSPVHQRSRSPVHASKQKESRSPPGQRNMSMSPHRRSPSKSPPGRASRSPVVRRNRSPVEVRTRSISRSSARSLQRRSPSRSPERTHVRKSVSPSPTPMEKGKSISRTSARSPLHKGFSRSPDMPPRKTTSRSPQRNAHRNFSRSPVGSSRRSLTPVRGGRSRRNASRSPSPPRRAVSPPNHGRSPSRSVSPDGSKRIRRGRGFTQRYSFARQYRSPSVDRSHRYGGRGDRDRYISHRGTRYRSPPRRYRSPPRRASPRYRRRSRSVSRSPPAYRDRARGGGYSRSPVRSRSPPAGKPSSRGDRARSLSRSRSLSGSRSRSPPPVQDCSPLASPSPKHASNDRSRSMSVSPEGKKGLVSYGDGSPDSAGK
- the LOC119316593 gene encoding peptidyl-prolyl cis-trans isomerase CYP95-like isoform X4, yielding MGRKKNPIVFLDVSIGDGPDERMIFELFANVAPLTAENFRALCTGEMGIGQSTKKPLYYKGSTFHRVIKGFMAQGGDFSNGDGNGGESIYGEQFEDENFVLRHDDRGLLSMANAGRNTNGSQFFITFKPNSHLDRKNTVFGKLILGNDVLKRIEHVDVDGSTNKPIVPVRIVDCGELVDGKGRGSFSTENDKKKVKSKLSIDSSEDEGNEEKHKGRRKKSLKRRKKKRRYSSSESETSSESESSDSESESDYSSESSDISSSSDDKRRRRKRHSKKDKRKHGKRRRDRRREKRRRKRDRKSKQKSKRMVESDSETGNASDGSSEDARRKRQRHGRKSKATSQISAEDHTAVAALKDATSTQEKIGTPRSLAQEDKSPLENGEMRTNGVTDSKSERKAGIMPVLTGNRSKSRSQSTSANHSMSKSMSVSPRSPIKRSNVSLERLVSPSPVHQRSRSPVHASKQKESRSPPGQRNMSMSPHRRSPSKSPPGRASRSPVVRRNRSPVEVRTRSISRSSARSLQRRSPSRSPERTHVRKSVSPSPTPMEKGKSISRTSARSPLHKGFSRSPDMPPRKTTSRSPQRNAHRNFSRSPVGSSRRSLTPVRGGRSRRNASRSPSPPRRAVSPPNHGRSPSRSVSPDGSKRIRRGRGFTQRYSFARQYRSPSVDRSHRYGGRGDRDRYISHRGTRYRSPPRRYRSPPRRASPRSSRYRRRSRSVSRSPPAYRDRARGGGYSRSPVRSRSPPAGKPSSRGDRARSLSRSRSLSGSRSRSPPPVQDCSPLASPSPKHASNDRSRSMSVSPEGKKGLVSYGDGSPDSAGK
- the LOC119316593 gene encoding peptidyl-prolyl cis-trans isomerase CYP95-like isoform X2, with the translated sequence MTIEKMGRKKNPIVFLDVSIGDGPDERMIFELFANVAPLTAENFRALCTGEMGIGQSTKKPLYYKGSTFHRVIKGFMAQGGDFSNGDGNGGESIYGEQFEDENFVLRHDDRGLLSMANAGRNTNGSQFFITFKPNSHLDRKNTVFGKLILGNDVLKRIEHVDVDGSTNKPIVPVRIVDCGELVDGKGRGSFSTENDKKKVKSKLSIDSSEDEGNEEKHKGRRKKSLKRRKKKRRYSSSESETSSESESSDSESESDYSSESSDISSSSDDKRRRRKRHSKKDKRKHGKRRRDRRREKRRRKRDRKSKQKSKRMVESDSETGNASDGSSEDARRKRQRHGRKSKATSQISAEDHTAVAALKDATSTQEKIGTPRSLAQEDKSPLENGEMRTNGVTDSKSERKAGIMPVLTGNRSKSRSQSTSANHSMSKSMSVSPRSPIKRSNVSLERLVSPSPVHQRSRSPVHASKQKESRSPPGQRNMSMSPHRRSPSKSPPGRASRSPVVRRNRSPVEVRTRSISRSSARSLQRRSPSRSPERTHVRKSVSPSPTPMEKGKSISRTSARSPLHKGFSRSPDMPPRKTTSRSPQRNAHRNFSRSPVGSSRRSLTPVRGGRSRRNASRSPSPPRRAVSPPNHGRSPSRSVSPDGSKRIRRGRGFTQRYSFARQYRSPSVDRSHRYGGRGDRDRYISHRGTRYRSPPRRYRSPPRRASPSRYRRRSRSVSRSPPAYRDRARGGGYSRSPVRSRSPPAGKPSSRGDRARSLSRSRSLSGSRSRSPPPVQDCSPLASPSPKHASNDRSRSMSVSPEGKKGLVSYGDGSPDSAGK